The Aeromicrobium yanjiei genome includes a region encoding these proteins:
- a CDS encoding DUF998 domain-containing protein: MSGRVDRRAALLVLAGVVAGLAYSSFVIDWVLRGFEGMTEVVSELAAPGAPHATLSRLLDLLCAVLVLVLLAFVGAAMPPRPTRTVLLVSTLVFALGAAAAAVITAPCSEGTVCFSAAQRSQSFLHNAFSTVSDVGLYVGMAAAWAATRRTGPRWFHRCAWWLFWLSGATAGVLMGLSVVADWPEWALGASQRVHIAGMSTWIVCLSVFAARQPAHSSRPGGPP, encoded by the coding sequence GTGAGCGGCCGGGTGGATCGCCGCGCGGCGCTGCTGGTCCTGGCGGGTGTCGTCGCCGGCCTGGCGTACTCGAGCTTCGTGATCGACTGGGTGCTGCGCGGTTTCGAGGGCATGACCGAGGTCGTGAGCGAGCTGGCAGCGCCAGGGGCCCCACATGCGACGCTGTCGCGGCTGCTGGACCTGCTGTGTGCCGTCCTGGTGCTGGTGCTGCTGGCGTTCGTGGGTGCGGCCATGCCGCCGCGCCCGACCCGCACCGTCCTGCTCGTCAGCACCTTGGTCTTTGCCCTCGGCGCCGCGGCTGCTGCGGTCATCACGGCACCGTGCAGCGAAGGAACCGTGTGCTTCTCGGCCGCGCAGCGTTCCCAGAGCTTCCTCCACAATGCCTTCTCCACCGTGTCGGACGTCGGGCTGTACGTCGGCATGGCCGCGGCCTGGGCGGCGACCCGGCGCACCGGTCCACGGTGGTTCCACCGCTGCGCGTGGTGGCTGTTCTGGCTGTCCGGCGCGACCGCGGGAGTGCTGATGGGCCTCTCCGTGGTCGCCGACTGGCCGGAGTGGGCGCTGGGCGCCAGCCAGCGCGTGCACATCGCGGGCATGAGCACGTGGATCGTGTGCCTCAGCGTCTTCGCGGCCCGCCAACCGGCCCACTCATCTCGACCAGGAGGACCCCCATGA
- a CDS encoding LssY C-terminal domain-containing protein, giving the protein MAAPRRAGHGSSSRILDGWFFALSSVAGLWYSYVLLRDGLTLGWPTLLLVVFWVFFSYLVLPRLHRILTAIYLPDYFIGRTRTSDGLLGDPVNLGFLGREGQVHAALSAAGWTMAEPVDLRSSVHIVLSVLRGRSYAAAPVSPLHLFDRPQDFAYEQEVRGSPSKRHHARFWRCPDGWFLPGGARADWLAAATFDSRVGLSLFTLQVTHHIDANTDVERDFLVESVQAAVPGASVSTINNFSSGYHHVNGGGDRIRTDGDLPIVDLSNTPAAPDLVRVEEQVSRRPSSVLIGAGVALARGTGYVIAALALGTDASDRALAVLFVGAAAVDVVLALSILSGHNWARLTLMGFCSMTALAVMIDWVAGNGRPEGFHSLLTAGGSILVILALSTPGAREYASRVRAGASTAARPA; this is encoded by the coding sequence ATGGCGGCACCGCGCAGGGCTGGGCACGGCTCGTCGAGCAGGATCCTCGACGGCTGGTTCTTCGCGCTCTCGTCCGTCGCGGGGCTCTGGTACTCGTACGTGCTGCTGCGCGACGGCCTGACGCTGGGCTGGCCCACCTTGCTGCTGGTGGTGTTCTGGGTGTTCTTCAGCTATCTCGTGCTGCCACGCCTGCACCGCATCCTCACCGCGATCTATCTGCCCGACTACTTCATCGGCCGGACCCGCACCAGCGACGGGCTGTTGGGCGACCCGGTGAACCTGGGGTTCCTGGGTCGAGAGGGCCAGGTCCACGCGGCGCTGTCGGCAGCCGGATGGACGATGGCCGAACCGGTCGACCTGCGCTCGTCAGTGCACATCGTGCTCAGCGTCCTACGGGGACGCAGCTACGCCGCCGCGCCGGTCAGTCCGCTGCACCTGTTCGACCGCCCGCAGGACTTCGCGTACGAGCAGGAGGTGCGGGGCAGTCCTTCCAAACGTCACCACGCCCGCTTCTGGCGCTGTCCCGACGGCTGGTTCCTGCCGGGAGGGGCTCGGGCGGACTGGCTGGCGGCCGCCACGTTCGACAGCCGGGTCGGGCTGAGCCTCTTCACGTTGCAGGTCACGCACCACATCGACGCGAACACCGATGTCGAGCGGGACTTCCTGGTCGAGTCGGTCCAGGCGGCGGTGCCCGGTGCGTCCGTGTCGACGATCAACAACTTCTCGTCCGGATACCACCACGTCAACGGAGGCGGGGACCGCATCCGGACCGACGGCGACCTGCCGATCGTGGATCTCAGCAACACGCCTGCCGCTCCCGATCTCGTGCGCGTGGAGGAACAGGTGTCGCGCCGGCCGTCCTCGGTGCTGATCGGTGCGGGAGTCGCGCTGGCACGCGGCACCGGCTATGTCATCGCGGCTCTCGCCCTCGGCACCGACGCGTCCGATCGTGCGCTGGCGGTGCTCTTCGTGGGCGCCGCGGCGGTCGACGTGGTGCTGGCGCTGAGCATCCTGTCCGGCCACAACTGGGCGCGGCTCACGCTGATGGGCTTCTGCTCGATGACCGCGTTGGCGGTGATGATCGACTGGGTCGCCGGCAACGGCCGCCCCGAAGGGTTTCACAGCCTCCTGACGGCGGGCGGCAGCATCCTGGTGATCCTGGCACTGTCCACCCCGGGCGCACGCGAGTACGCCTCCCGGGTCCGTGCCGGTGCGTCGACCGCGGCGAGACCCGCGTGA
- a CDS encoding 3-hydroxyacyl-CoA dehydrogenase has product MQNLTVLGTGVLGSQIILQAAYHGKDVVAYDINDEILGKLPARWEFLRERYLADLPDATEEKVDAAVARIRPSSDLADALKDADLVIEAVPEVLDIKRDTWAKVAAVAPEKTIFATNSSTLLPSDIADATGRPERFLALHFANEIWRNNTGEVMGHAGTSADAFEDVARFAEQIGMVAIRVKKEQPGYVLNSLLVPLLSAAADLWVRGVADIETIDLTWRKATGAPAGPFQIFDVVGMETPYNLNVRSDDPVKREFAEIIKRDYIDKGRLGLAAGKGFYDYEA; this is encoded by the coding sequence ATGCAGAACCTCACTGTCCTGGGCACGGGTGTGCTCGGCTCGCAGATCATCCTCCAGGCCGCTTACCACGGCAAGGACGTCGTCGCGTACGACATCAACGACGAGATCCTGGGCAAGCTGCCCGCGCGGTGGGAGTTCCTGCGTGAGCGCTACCTCGCCGACCTGCCCGATGCGACCGAGGAGAAGGTCGACGCCGCGGTCGCCCGCATCCGCCCGAGCAGCGATCTCGCTGATGCGCTGAAGGACGCCGATCTCGTCATCGAGGCGGTTCCCGAGGTGCTGGACATCAAGCGGGACACGTGGGCGAAGGTCGCCGCGGTCGCTCCGGAGAAGACGATCTTCGCGACCAACTCCTCGACCCTGCTGCCCAGCGACATCGCCGACGCGACCGGACGTCCCGAGAGGTTCTTGGCGCTGCACTTCGCGAACGAGATCTGGCGCAACAACACCGGCGAGGTGATGGGGCACGCGGGCACGTCAGCCGACGCGTTCGAGGACGTGGCCCGGTTCGCCGAGCAGATCGGCATGGTGGCGATCCGCGTCAAGAAGGAGCAGCCCGGCTACGTCCTCAACTCCCTGCTCGTCCCACTGCTGAGCGCGGCGGCCGACCTGTGGGTGCGCGGCGTCGCCGACATCGAGACGATCGACCTCACCTGGCGAAAGGCCACCGGCGCCCCCGCCGGACCGTTCCAGATCTTTGACGTCGTCGGCATGGAGACGCCGTACAACCTGAACGTCCGCAGCGACGACCCGGTCAAGCGGGAGTTCGCCGAGATCATCAAGCGCGACTACATCGACAAGGGTCGCCTCGGTCTTGCGGCCGGCAAGGGCTTCTACGACTACGAGGCTTGA
- a CDS encoding DUF1992 domain-containing protein, protein MAVSEGDRRRHDYRRRLESEQAGHDESEDSPEAAAKARERRIASRPAWVEVQVQQAMRDGEFDNLPGAGKPIPGIDRPHDPDWWLKRLVEREKISVLPPALALRTEDARLDEVLDRESVEDGVRRLVEDFNARIIDARRQLQGGPPVITALRDVDVEVEAWARRRRVRLAEQKRRLAEIRAAERAAAPPSRWQRLIARLRRMVGRRP, encoded by the coding sequence GTGGCAGTGAGCGAGGGTGACCGCAGGAGGCACGACTATCGCCGGCGCCTGGAGAGCGAGCAGGCCGGGCACGACGAGTCCGAGGACTCCCCCGAGGCGGCTGCGAAGGCACGCGAACGGCGCATCGCGAGCCGGCCCGCGTGGGTGGAGGTCCAGGTCCAGCAGGCCATGCGCGACGGCGAGTTCGACAACCTGCCTGGTGCGGGCAAGCCCATCCCGGGCATCGACCGCCCGCACGACCCCGACTGGTGGCTCAAGCGCCTGGTCGAACGGGAGAAGATCAGCGTCCTGCCACCCGCGCTGGCGCTGCGGACCGAGGATGCCCGTCTCGATGAGGTGCTGGACCGCGAGTCCGTCGAGGACGGCGTGCGCCGGCTGGTCGAGGACTTCAACGCGCGGATCATCGACGCGCGTCGTCAGCTGCAAGGCGGACCCCCGGTCATCACTGCGCTGCGGGACGTCGACGTCGAGGTCGAGGCGTGGGCTCGGCGTCGGCGCGTGCGTCTCGCGGAGCAGAAGCGCCGCCTCGCCGAGATCAGGGCGGCCGAGCGTGCCGCCGCTCCCCCCTCGCGGTGGCAACGCCTGATCGCCCGACTGCGCCGCATGGTGGGTCGGCGCCCGTGA
- a CDS encoding DNA-3-methyladenine glycosylase family protein, giving the protein MTDPSEAAPPLTRELELTSDVDVMLTLTLLRRGAGDPTTRRDGSVLWRTSRMATGPVTYRLHQPHRRLVTAEAWGPGAAEMLDGLPALVGAEDDPTGFDPHHPIVVDSHRRHPGLRVPRTGRVLEALIGGVIEQRVVGLDAFAAWRRLHMRFGDPAPGPAPHGMRVFPTAETWASIPSWEWHLAGVDPQRARTAQACARLGRQVDDLVTAHGRDHAAVVRGLRSIPGVGVWTAAEVGIRALGDADAVSFGDFHVAKDIGHVLAGRPFDDAELAEALERWRPHRQRVVRLIALSPLVRPERRGPRSPRVDHRAI; this is encoded by the coding sequence GTGACCGATCCGTCCGAGGCGGCCCCACCGTTGACGAGGGAGCTCGAGCTCACGTCCGATGTCGATGTGATGTTGACGCTGACGTTGTTGCGCCGGGGCGCGGGCGACCCGACCACGCGTCGGGACGGCTCGGTGCTCTGGCGGACCAGCCGCATGGCGACGGGGCCGGTCACCTATCGGCTGCATCAGCCACACCGGCGGCTCGTGACCGCCGAGGCCTGGGGGCCCGGTGCCGCCGAGATGCTGGACGGTCTGCCGGCACTGGTGGGCGCAGAGGACGATCCGACCGGATTCGATCCGCACCACCCGATCGTCGTGGACTCCCATCGGCGACACCCCGGTCTGCGGGTCCCCCGCACCGGCCGCGTGCTGGAGGCGCTGATCGGGGGTGTGATCGAGCAGCGGGTCGTCGGGCTGGACGCCTTCGCCGCGTGGCGTCGGCTGCACATGAGGTTCGGCGACCCGGCGCCCGGCCCCGCGCCCCACGGCATGCGGGTGTTCCCGACCGCCGAGACGTGGGCGTCGATCCCGTCGTGGGAGTGGCACCTGGCCGGCGTCGATCCGCAGCGCGCCCGCACCGCCCAGGCCTGCGCCCGGCTGGGTCGGCAGGTCGACGACCTCGTGACGGCGCACGGCCGCGACCACGCTGCGGTCGTCCGTGGTCTGCGCAGCATCCCCGGTGTCGGCGTGTGGACCGCGGCGGAGGTCGGCATCCGCGCGCTGGGCGATGCTGACGCCGTCTCGTTCGGCGACTTCCACGTGGCCAAGGACATCGGACACGTCCTGGCAGGCCGCCCGTTCGACGACGCGGAGCTCGCGGAGGCGCTCGAACGGTGGCGCCCGCACCGTCAGCGGGTCGTGCGCCTCATCGCCCTCAGCCCCTTGGTCCGGCCCGAGCGCCGCGGCCCTCGCAGTCCGCGGGTCGACCACCGCGCGATCTGA
- a CDS encoding MFS transporter, with protein MDDSTPHATTPAIRPRAVAGRVPGWARVALAMFAVGWGANQFAAMLLVYRDEDGASSQVVTALFGAYALGLIPALLIVAPISDRIGRRRVVRPVLVLSTLATVVLIIAGDSFGLLLLGRLAAGVASGAAFAPGTAWVKELSADRPTGTGARRAALALSAGFGSGPLVAGICAQWLPAPTVLPYVPHLVLMAFVIAIAWHAPEPFVPRSSDEPRRRSEVREALLSRPFLMGVLLTAPWVFGAASTSFATLPTFVDIGVAPIAVTGALAGLTLWTGVAIQPLGRRLGDPRRIITTGLAAAVAGLATGLVLDLTGAAWLVLPSAMLLGAAYGLVLVGGLTAVEALARPDDLGTLNAVFYSLTYVGFAAPLLNTLALTHVSPETLMLVGIAVIAATVPLVLAARPSRPR; from the coding sequence ATGGACGACTCGACCCCTCACGCGACGACGCCGGCGATCCGGCCGCGTGCTGTCGCCGGTCGGGTCCCCGGATGGGCGCGCGTCGCCCTCGCGATGTTCGCGGTCGGCTGGGGCGCCAACCAGTTCGCGGCGATGCTGCTGGTCTATCGCGATGAGGACGGCGCCTCCAGCCAGGTGGTCACCGCCCTCTTCGGCGCCTACGCACTCGGCCTCATCCCGGCTCTCCTGATCGTCGCGCCCATCTCCGACCGCATCGGCCGACGTCGTGTCGTGCGGCCGGTGCTGGTGCTGTCGACGCTCGCGACCGTGGTGCTGATCATCGCCGGCGACAGCTTCGGGCTCCTGCTGCTCGGTCGGCTCGCGGCCGGTGTCGCCTCGGGCGCGGCCTTCGCTCCCGGGACCGCGTGGGTCAAGGAGCTGTCCGCGGACCGGCCCACCGGCACCGGCGCCAGGCGGGCCGCGCTCGCCCTGTCAGCGGGCTTCGGATCCGGCCCGCTCGTGGCGGGCATCTGCGCGCAGTGGCTCCCCGCCCCGACCGTCCTGCCGTACGTCCCGCACCTGGTGCTGATGGCGTTCGTCATCGCGATCGCCTGGCACGCCCCCGAGCCGTTCGTGCCGCGGAGCAGCGACGAGCCCCGCCGGCGCAGCGAGGTGCGGGAGGCGCTGCTGTCGCGGCCGTTCCTCATGGGGGTCCTGCTGACCGCCCCATGGGTGTTCGGCGCCGCCTCGACGAGCTTTGCGACCCTACCGACGTTCGTCGACATCGGTGTCGCGCCGATCGCGGTCACCGGAGCGCTGGCGGGCCTCACCCTGTGGACGGGGGTGGCCATCCAGCCGCTCGGACGTCGTCTGGGAGATCCGCGGCGGATCATCACCACCGGTCTCGCAGCCGCGGTGGCCGGCCTGGCGACGGGTCTGGTCCTCGACCTGACCGGGGCGGCCTGGCTGGTGCTGCCGTCGGCGATGCTGCTCGGCGCGGCGTACGGGCTGGTCCTCGTCGGCGGACTGACCGCGGTCGAGGCGCTCGCGCGTCCGGACGACCTCGGCACCCTCAACGCGGTGTTCTACAGCCTGACGTACGTCGGCTTCGCCGCCCCGCTGCTCAACACGCTCGCGCTCACGCACGTCTCGCCGGAGACGCTCATGCTCGTTGGCATCGCGGTGATCGCCGCCACCGTGCCCCTGGTGCTGGCCGCACGTCCTAGTCGGCCGCGATGA
- a CDS encoding L-threonylcarbamoyladenylate synthase, which yields MRFIDIHPENPQQRSVDQAAAIIQDGGLIAYPTDSGYALGAQLGNKDALDRIRAIRKLDAKHHFTLVCKDFAQLGHFVHVDNAIFRAVKNATPGPYTFILPATREVPRRLLHEKKKTVGVRIPDSRIVTALLTALGEPILSTTLILPGESEAMSAAWVIAEELDGQVDAVIESGEDVVAEPTTVVDFTDGVAEVVRVGAGDPTPFE from the coding sequence ATGCGCTTCATCGACATCCATCCCGAGAACCCGCAGCAGCGGTCGGTCGACCAGGCTGCGGCCATCATCCAGGACGGTGGGCTGATCGCCTATCCGACCGACTCCGGCTACGCGTTGGGCGCGCAGCTGGGCAACAAGGACGCGCTCGACCGCATCCGCGCGATCCGCAAGCTCGACGCGAAGCACCACTTCACCCTGGTGTGCAAGGACTTCGCGCAGCTGGGCCACTTCGTGCACGTCGACAACGCGATCTTCCGGGCGGTCAAGAACGCGACCCCCGGGCCGTACACGTTCATCCTGCCCGCGACGCGCGAGGTGCCCCGCCGTCTGCTCCACGAGAAGAAGAAGACGGTCGGCGTGCGCATCCCCGACAGCCGCATCGTGACAGCTCTCCTCACGGCCTTGGGGGAGCCGATCTTGTCCACGACGCTGATCCTGCCGGGCGAGTCCGAGGCCATGAGCGCGGCGTGGGTCATCGCCGAGGAGCTCGACGGACAGGTCGACGCGGTGATCGAGTCAGGCGAGGACGTCGTCGCCGAGCCCACGACCGTCGTGGACTTCACCGACGGGGTGGCCGAGGTCGTCCGTGTGGGCGCGGGCGACCCCACGCCGTTCGAGTGA
- a CDS encoding GPGG-motif small membrane protein: protein MWETILWIAALIIGVFGVIRLVQRDFLYGAVLIVVALLVGPGGVSIFS from the coding sequence ATGTGGGAGACCATTCTGTGGATCGCCGCACTGATCATCGGCGTGTTCGGAGTCATCCGGCTCGTCCAGCGTGACTTCCTCTACGGAGCCGTGCTGATCGTCGTCGCGCTCCTGGTGGGCCCTGGAGGCGTGAGCATCTTCAGCTGA
- a CDS encoding phosphoadenylyl-sulfate reductase, with protein MSEVALTLAERRERQIAHQDARATHLASREALLSPRRSNEELRAIAEAAQQRLADTDTDTVLAWVGQEFGYRTAVACSMADAVLPAVVARHVPWVDTLFLETGYHFAETIGTRDAVEASMRLTIVDVKPRLSVAEQDAEFGERLYERDPTLCCAMRKVEPLHETLQGYEVWITGVRRDEGPTRADTPFISWDDKNGLVKINPLAAWTFDDLLAYAADHDIIVNPLVNDGYPSIGCATCTRRVAPGEDPRAGRWAGLDKTECGLHS; from the coding sequence ATGAGCGAAGTCGCCCTGACCCTGGCGGAACGCCGCGAGCGACAGATCGCGCACCAGGACGCACGTGCCACGCACCTCGCCTCCCGCGAGGCGCTGCTGTCCCCCCGCCGCAGCAACGAAGAGCTCCGCGCGATCGCCGAGGCGGCGCAGCAACGGCTCGCCGACACGGACACCGACACCGTGCTGGCCTGGGTCGGCCAGGAGTTCGGCTACCGCACGGCCGTCGCGTGCTCGATGGCCGACGCCGTGCTCCCCGCGGTCGTCGCCCGGCACGTGCCGTGGGTCGACACCCTCTTCCTGGAGACCGGCTATCACTTCGCCGAGACGATCGGCACCCGCGATGCGGTCGAGGCCTCGATGCGCCTGACGATCGTCGACGTGAAGCCCCGACTCAGCGTGGCCGAGCAGGATGCCGAGTTCGGCGAGCGGCTCTACGAGCGCGACCCCACCCTGTGCTGCGCGATGCGCAAGGTCGAGCCGCTGCACGAGACCCTGCAGGGCTACGAGGTCTGGATCACCGGCGTACGACGCGACGAGGGTCCCACCCGCGCGGACACGCCGTTCATCTCCTGGGACGACAAGAACGGCCTGGTCAAGATCAACCCGCTCGCGGCGTGGACGTTCGACGACCTGCTGGCGTACGCGGCCGACCACGACATCATCGTCAACCCGCTCGTCAACGACGGCTACCCCTCGATCGGCTGCGCCACCTGCACCCGCCGGGTCGCGCCCGGCGAGGATCCGCGCGCGGGCCGCTGGGCGGGGCTCGACAAGACCGAGTGCGGCCTGCACTCCTGA
- the cysD gene encoding sulfate adenylyltransferase subunit CysD — protein sequence MTQTDERRLTQLEWLESEAIHIIREVASEFERPVLLFSGGKDSVVMLHLATKAFWPSPVPFPVLHVDTGHNFPEVLSFRDATVERLGLRLEVASVQDYIDDGRLRERSDGTRNQLQTQPLLDAITGGRFDAVFGGGRRDEEKARAKERVFSLRDEFGQWDPRNQRPELWNLYNGRHRPGEHVRVFPLSNWTELDVWQYIGAEDIALPELYYAHQREVFERDGMLVAVSDVSLPRDGETTSKRQVRYRTVGDMSCTGAVESDAVTVEDVIVEVAATRLTERGATRADDRASEAAMEDRKKEGYF from the coding sequence ATGACCCAGACCGACGAACGCCGTCTCACCCAGCTCGAGTGGCTGGAGTCCGAGGCGATCCACATCATCCGCGAGGTCGCCTCGGAGTTCGAGCGACCCGTCCTGCTGTTCTCCGGCGGCAAGGACTCGGTCGTGATGCTGCACCTGGCGACCAAGGCCTTCTGGCCGTCCCCTGTGCCGTTCCCGGTGCTCCACGTCGACACCGGACACAACTTCCCCGAGGTGCTGTCCTTCCGCGACGCCACGGTCGAGCGACTGGGCCTGCGGCTCGAGGTGGCCAGCGTGCAGGACTACATCGACGACGGGCGGCTGCGCGAGCGCAGCGACGGGACGCGCAACCAGCTGCAGACCCAGCCCTTGCTCGACGCCATCACCGGGGGGCGGTTCGACGCCGTCTTCGGTGGTGGTCGTCGCGACGAGGAGAAGGCACGGGCCAAGGAGCGCGTGTTCTCCCTGCGTGACGAGTTCGGCCAGTGGGACCCGCGCAACCAGCGTCCCGAGCTGTGGAACCTCTACAACGGTCGCCACCGCCCGGGCGAGCACGTCCGGGTGTTCCCGCTCAGCAACTGGACCGAGCTGGACGTGTGGCAGTACATCGGCGCCGAGGACATCGCCCTCCCCGAGCTCTACTACGCCCACCAGCGCGAGGTCTTCGAGCGCGACGGCATGCTCGTCGCGGTCAGCGACGTGTCGCTGCCCCGTGACGGCGAGACGACGTCGAAGCGCCAGGTCCGCTACCGCACGGTCGGTGACATGTCCTGCACGGGCGCGGTCGAGAGCGACGCCGTTACCGTCGAGGACGTCATCGTCGAGGTGGCAGCGACACGTCTGACCGAGCGAGGCGCGACCCGCGCCGACGACCGGGCCTCCGAGGCAGCCATGGAAGACCGCAAGAAAGAGGGCTACTTCTGA
- a CDS encoding sulfate adenylyltransferase subunit 1: MRTLLRLATAGSVDDGKSTLVGRLLYDSKSVLADQFDAVERVSRDRGLASADLALLTDGLRSEREQGITIDVAYRYFATAERSFILADCPGHVQYTRNTVTGASTADVVVLLVDVRHGIQEQTRRHLAVASLLRVPHVVVVVNKIDLVDFDQATYDRVSEEVLASARSLGLHDVATIPVSALDGDNVVERSTRTPWYDGPSLLAFLEQLSPVGDPHSEPLRFPVQLVIRPQSAAGEEFRDYRGYAGQVSSGLVRVGDAITVQPSGRTSVVTGIDFAGRELAEAYAPQSVTLRLQDDIDISRGDLIVTSRSVPPVTQDIDGTIAWLAESRLVPGTKVLLKHGTRTVQAMVRSIGGKLDLDDARLLPADGLGLNDIGHVTLRLASPIPAEEYLHSRGTGAFLLVDGQDGTTLAAGMVGDALLDTVTDIEADAAATVPA; this comes from the coding sequence ATGCGTACGCTTCTGCGTCTCGCGACCGCCGGATCGGTCGACGACGGCAAGTCGACCCTGGTCGGGCGGCTCCTGTACGACTCCAAGTCGGTGCTCGCCGACCAGTTCGACGCCGTCGAGCGGGTCAGCCGCGACCGCGGCCTGGCGTCCGCCGATCTCGCGCTGCTGACAGACGGACTGCGTTCGGAGCGTGAGCAGGGCATCACGATCGATGTCGCCTACCGCTACTTCGCCACGGCGGAGCGCTCCTTCATCCTGGCCGACTGCCCCGGGCACGTGCAGTACACGCGCAACACCGTCACCGGCGCCAGCACCGCCGACGTGGTGGTCCTGCTGGTCGACGTGCGACACGGCATCCAGGAGCAGACGCGCCGCCACCTCGCCGTCGCCTCGCTGCTGCGCGTGCCCCACGTCGTGGTCGTGGTCAACAAGATCGACCTCGTGGACTTCGACCAGGCCACGTACGACCGGGTCTCCGAGGAGGTGCTCGCCTCCGCCAGGAGCCTCGGCCTCCACGACGTGGCGACCATCCCGGTCTCGGCGCTCGACGGCGACAACGTGGTCGAGCGCTCAACGCGTACGCCGTGGTACGACGGCCCGAGCCTGCTGGCGTTCCTCGAGCAGCTCTCGCCGGTCGGCGACCCGCACTCCGAGCCGCTGCGCTTCCCGGTGCAGCTGGTCATTCGTCCGCAGTCCGCCGCCGGCGAGGAGTTCCGCGACTACCGCGGCTACGCCGGACAGGTCTCGTCCGGGCTCGTCCGGGTGGGTGACGCGATCACGGTGCAGCCGAGCGGCCGCACCAGCGTCGTGACGGGAATCGACTTCGCGGGGCGCGAGCTCGCCGAGGCGTACGCGCCGCAGTCGGTGACGCTGCGCCTGCAGGACGACATCGACATCTCGCGCGGTGACCTCATCGTCACCTCCCGCAGCGTCCCGCCCGTCACCCAGGACATCGACGGCACGATCGCCTGGCTCGCGGAGAGCAGGCTGGTCCCTGGCACCAAGGTGCTGCTCAAGCACGGCACCCGGACGGTCCAGGCGATGGTCAGGTCGATCGGCGGCAAGCTGGATCTCGACGATGCCCGCCTGCTGCCTGCCGACGGCCTCGGTCTCAACGACATCGGGCACGTCACGCTGCGGCTCGCCTCCCCCATCCCGGCCGAGGAGTACCTCCACTCGCGCGGGACGGGCGCGTTCCTGCTCGTCGACGGCCAGGACGGCACGACGTTGGCCGCGGGCATGGTGGGCGATGCGCTGCTCGACACCGTGACCGACATCGAGGCCGACGCCGCGGCTACAGTCCCTGCATGA
- the cobA gene encoding uroporphyrinogen-III C-methyltransferase translates to MTGSLPLTLRIAGRRVVVVGGGHVATRRTLSLLEAGAAVVVISPEVSASLAASIARGEVEWVERTYVTGDLTGAWLVQTATDSPVDDLVARDAEAAQIWCLKGGDPEHATAWAPAVARVDDVLVAVSGGGDAGRATALRDGVAAALQAGELPMRHRTHHPDGFVALVGGGPGDPGLLTTRGRRLLAEADVVVVDRLAPHAVLAELDADVEVIDVGKMPDHHPVPQDEINALLIARAREGKVVVRLKGGDPYVFGRGGEELIACRDAGIPVEVVPGVTSAISVAAAAGIPVTHRGVARGFSVVTGHEDIATLPHDGDHTLVMLMGVKRLAQTCADLIASGHSATTPAAIVERGYSPTQRVTVATLDTLAATAAAAGVESPAITIIGDVVTLSPAWVGRT, encoded by the coding sequence ATGACCGGAAGCCTCCCGCTGACGCTCCGGATCGCGGGACGTCGTGTCGTGGTCGTGGGCGGCGGGCACGTCGCGACCCGGCGCACGCTGTCGCTGCTCGAGGCAGGCGCCGCGGTCGTGGTGATCTCGCCCGAGGTCTCCGCGTCTCTCGCCGCCTCGATCGCCCGCGGTGAGGTCGAGTGGGTCGAGCGGACGTACGTCACGGGCGACCTGACCGGAGCGTGGCTCGTGCAGACCGCCACGGACTCCCCCGTGGACGACCTCGTGGCCCGCGACGCCGAAGCGGCTCAGATCTGGTGCCTCAAGGGGGGCGATCCCGAGCACGCGACCGCGTGGGCGCCCGCCGTGGCCCGGGTGGACGACGTGTTGGTCGCGGTCAGCGGCGGCGGCGACGCAGGTCGTGCCACCGCCCTGCGCGACGGCGTCGCCGCGGCGCTGCAGGCAGGTGAGCTGCCGATGCGGCACCGCACCCATCACCCGGACGGTTTCGTGGCCCTCGTCGGCGGGGGACCCGGTGACCCCGGCCTGTTGACGACCCGTGGCCGACGGCTCCTGGCCGAGGCGGACGTCGTGGTGGTCGACCGGCTCGCGCCGCACGCGGTCCTGGCCGAGCTCGACGCCGACGTGGAGGTCATCGACGTCGGGAAGATGCCGGACCACCACCCCGTCCCCCAGGACGAGATCAATGCGCTGCTCATCGCCCGGGCCCGCGAGGGCAAGGTCGTCGTCCGGCTCAAGGGTGGCGACCCGTACGTCTTCGGGCGCGGCGGCGAGGAGCTGATCGCGTGCCGGGACGCCGGGATCCCGGTCGAGGTCGTCCCCGGCGTCACGAGCGCGATCTCAGTCGCGGCGGCCGCCGGCATCCCGGTCACGCACCGCGGTGTGGCGCGAGGCTTCTCGGTGGTCACGGGCCATGAGGACATCGCGACGCTCCCCCACGACGGCGACCACACGCTCGTCATGCTGATGGGGGTCAAGCGCCTCGCACAGACCTGCGCGGACCTCATCGCGTCCGGTCACAGCGCCACGACGCCCGCCGCGATCGTCGAGCGGGGCTACAGCCCGACGCAGCGGGTGACCGTCGCGACCCTGGACACGCTCGCCGCCACGGCAGCCGCCGCAGGAGTCGAGTCGCCCGCGATCACGATCATCGGCGACGTCGTCACGCTCTCTCCGGCGTGGGTCGGCCGGACATGA